The following are encoded in a window of Lacinutrix sp. WUR7 genomic DNA:
- a CDS encoding choice-of-anchor D domain-containing protein: MKNITILVQKYLLLLTVLIFSSYSFSQDFNVQHLQDDVSRSGDTNTSFTAVSSLNNAVALANNNRKTNAGQNGNGGNLSSDDVAGARVLTGTNTLSYYRESSSSTSNMRFNTSIWDYIGTAGGDNEMIVRGRYTVNLNGGTNSATQAISGITNAEKCIPFITGILNNATSEDADSGTAIAYLQNSNTLNVLKGSNNNNVTVYITLVEFTGVNWTVLHGDSGNKSADTGTITLRDNANGTGTATNVSDWDEAIIFSHHIGDTGASGSNDAISDNWPIMDPGNNRQRVDWEFDANHDSAGTNRQFVHVLSNADLNVTRYQNTANTAGETTINITSAGLTNTNQALIVGSSRSSGGGAAYARGWRNYYLKSTTQAAHWSHRSGNTMAHEIQIIDLAGLTSTPPTPTYCASNGTNSFRTGTRLVDFNTINNATPREYNDYSDFTSISTTVNQGNSYDLTVNANTDGNYTTYTNVWIDWNQDYDFDDAGESYYLGTASNTNNGATSLSPLSITIPLSAALGNIRMRVSTKFGSSANSCDTGFDGEVEDYTINVIANTPQPEINITGLGNTINDGDTTPVIADDTEFGTVETGSTSDHTFTIHNTGTLPLNLTGGSALVDITGNAAFTILTQPGGNTIAAGSSRTFVVRFAPTVGGIVTANISIDNDDSNENPYNFRVQGTGHVPAPEINITGNGNTINDGDTTPVASDDTEFGSIGTGLTLDHTFTIHNTGTLPLNLTGGSPLIDITGNAAFTILTPPSGNTIAVGSSSTFVVRFAPTVGGTVTADISIDNDDSNENPYNFRIQGTGNAPEPEINIVGNGNNINDGDSTPSTSDFTEFGDTFTENTIVRTFTIENSGTATLNITSVTSSNGIFSILTPPATTVAPGSSTTFTVQFAPTSAGTITSIITVNNNDSNENTYTFTVEGVANSVPPLYTAYYENFDANNGAWTNVTTTNDSWVWTDSFTTTDEMAEGSFWRNSSYANYNNNTDIEIQSPIINLSGLKDLKFSIDLKYNTQNNTDGMRILYSINNGAFTTLGSSGDGTKWYQDNVTALGSDGWNDDGHTANPAFNPHSQFERASIELSNATFSNIANVRFKVQFKSNGSSTREGVAFDNVLIEANPITALSDASIAPANITNNLRLWLKSNVGITATDGNKLTNWEDQAYDTNLDKEDAYASTALAPTFRDNGSRNMNYNPVADFNHNNLEYMQGKGGYFAQDYYAVFRSDDEIATDTGDLSPGREFVIGGRFSDEAYHEDATGLGMGSTSARYDNEILSHTISSFPQSGSPNETSYGRSYSTTSDTYSNHPLIVNVKTNAAGTSTEIYKNGKRIDNTTGKAGSGDDLNFNEFNNLQYLLGIGRSSIAGRTSSQMNGMITEIISYTSPNSAISQQKIQSYLAVKYGVTLQDDASTLSDHRLNDANYIDSQGNVIWNTSTNSGHNYDIAGIGRDDASLLDQRQSRSQNDEADGIGPTSGFLTMALTSTHETNNENIANTTALANRQFLMWGNNNADINGAAMNITVDMSANIADASLTTEVSFTAIPRIWKVVEVNGDIPRVEVSIPVNSVRTATPPDGNYLMFISQTGVFDPTADYRVMKEVGGKLYADYDFDGTEYITFGWAPERTFKRSIYFNPSDQNYVDIEDNLDLDPTGFTVSAWINKKAGSNNKSILSKRNEKIIVLGYTEGYDFKINSIGRFEMSWYNASGIKQSLTSSVAIPNNEWHQLAVIYDGTKATLYIDGVADTSANKSAPIDTNHSFFIGAAAKNTPEDFFNGNIDEVRVWNTALTENQLRFIMNQEIDDNASFSAGKYFVDNSIHPTKNDIAVIPWNDLEGYYPMSTYTYTNTKDNSGKGHQGALKNLRTVDHQTAPLPYMSNANGDWNTNATWLNGNVQTIPGTASLVDNTKTVDWNIVVTNHNVTMDNASLPSANNENRSVLGLFVDANKLTVNGDNTSSTGNGLTVSHFLNLDGKIDLQGESQLIQTEDSDLNVTSAGTLEKDQQGTEDYFTYNYWSSPVGVSNTTSNNNSYTLNDNIFKDGSNPLAPVNMNFVSGYNGSNGTPIGIAHYWIWKFSNRTSQDYASWQHIRNTGSLLPGEGFTMKGVANTGENVSLQQNYTIEGKPNNGDITLNINAGNDYLIGNPYASAMDADTFILANTNTTGSIYYWEHFGGGTHNTIEYQGGYAVYNLAGGVAALQYDYTTGGSDLSGGTGLKEPGRYIPVAQGFFVIGESNGTIDFKNNQRAFQKEGASSVFIRTSQDTANRTTNNEVDDRLKMRISFNTSNTYKRQLLVTRDDRATNLIDFGFDAINKDDQSADMFWMIEDEKFVIQGTNTVNESTILPLGIKTNVSGINTFKIDALINFPEDLQIYVHDKTLDTYSNLRNGDFEIDLPAGAYLDRFEITFTDQALSIEESEIYNLEAYFANDIDSMIINNPKNIQIDQAKIINMLGQEVYSYDEATNESYIALKTKNLSSGAYIITLKTEIGKISKKVLVK, from the coding sequence ATGAAAAATATTACTATTCTTGTACAGAAGTACTTGTTACTTTTAACTGTACTTATATTTTCAAGTTACTCTTTTTCGCAAGATTTCAACGTGCAACATCTTCAAGATGATGTATCAAGAAGTGGAGATACTAACACCTCATTCACCGCAGTTTCTTCTTTAAACAATGCGGTAGCGCTTGCCAATAACAATAGAAAAACTAATGCAGGTCAAAATGGGAATGGCGGTAATCTTTCTAGTGATGATGTAGCTGGAGCAAGAGTTTTAACAGGAACGAACACCCTTAGCTATTATAGAGAATCCAGTTCTTCAACCTCAAATATGCGTTTCAATACTTCTATTTGGGATTATATTGGTACTGCTGGTGGAGATAACGAAATGATTGTTAGAGGGCGATATACTGTTAACCTTAATGGTGGAACTAATAGTGCTACACAAGCTATATCTGGTATTACAAATGCTGAAAAATGTATTCCGTTTATTACAGGGATCCTAAATAATGCAACATCTGAAGATGCAGACTCTGGTACCGCAATAGCTTATTTACAAAACAGCAACACATTAAACGTACTTAAAGGTTCTAATAATAATAACGTAACGGTTTATATTACACTAGTAGAATTTACAGGAGTTAATTGGACGGTTTTACATGGAGATTCTGGAAATAAATCTGCAGACACAGGGACGATAACTTTAAGAGACAACGCCAATGGAACCGGAACAGCAACTAATGTAAGTGATTGGGATGAAGCTATTATTTTTAGTCATCATATAGGAGATACTGGAGCAAGCGGCTCCAATGATGCCATTTCCGATAACTGGCCAATAATGGATCCAGGAAATAACAGACAAAGAGTAGATTGGGAATTTGACGCAAATCATGATTCGGCAGGTACCAATAGACAATTTGTACATGTTTTATCGAATGCCGATTTAAATGTTACTAGATATCAAAATACTGCAAACACAGCTGGAGAAACTACTATAAATATCACTTCAGCGGGTTTAACAAACACGAACCAAGCTCTTATTGTAGGCTCTTCAAGGTCAAGCGGTGGTGGTGCAGCTTATGCCAGAGGTTGGAGAAATTACTATCTAAAATCTACAACGCAAGCAGCACATTGGTCACATCGAAGTGGAAACACCATGGCGCATGAAATTCAAATTATTGACTTAGCAGGATTAACTAGTACTCCTCCTACACCTACTTATTGTGCTTCTAATGGAACTAACTCCTTTAGAACGGGAACTCGCTTAGTTGATTTTAATACCATTAACAATGCTACGCCAAGGGAATATAATGACTATTCAGATTTTACTTCTATTTCAACAACTGTAAATCAAGGAAATTCTTATGATTTAACAGTAAACGCAAATACAGATGGAAATTATACAACATATACTAATGTTTGGATAGATTGGAATCAAGATTATGATTTTGACGATGCTGGAGAATCTTATTATTTAGGAACTGCATCGAATACAAATAATGGAGCAACTTCATTATCGCCTTTATCTATTACTATCCCATTATCTGCTGCTTTAGGAAATATAAGAATGCGTGTTTCTACTAAATTTGGATCATCAGCAAATAGTTGCGATACTGGATTTGATGGAGAAGTAGAAGATTATACCATTAATGTAATAGCCAATACTCCACAACCGGAAATCAATATTACAGGTCTAGGTAATACCATAAACGACGGAGATACTACGCCAGTAATAGCAGACGACACAGAATTTGGCACTGTAGAAACAGGCTCTACTTCAGATCATACATTTACTATACATAATACAGGAACATTGCCTTTAAACTTAACAGGTGGTTCTGCTTTAGTAGACATAACAGGTAATGCAGCATTTACCATACTTACACAACCTGGAGGAAATACGATAGCTGCTGGTAGCAGTAGAACTTTTGTAGTACGCTTTGCTCCTACTGTTGGTGGTATAGTTACAGCTAACATTTCTATAGATAATGATGATAGTAATGAAAACCCATACAATTTTAGAGTGCAAGGTACTGGACATGTTCCAGCACCAGAAATCAATATTACAGGTAACGGAAACACGATAAATGATGGAGATACTACACCAGTAGCTTCAGATGATACAGAATTTGGTTCTATAGGAACAGGTTTAACTTTAGATCATACATTTACTATCCATAACACAGGAACATTACCTTTAAACTTAACAGGTGGTTCTCCTTTAATAGATATTACGGGTAATGCAGCGTTTACCATTCTTACACCACCTAGTGGAAATACGATAGCTGTTGGTAGCAGTAGTACTTTTGTAGTACGCTTTGCTCCTACTGTTGGAGGAACTGTTACCGCAGACATTTCTATAGATAATGATGATAGTAACGAAAACCCATACAACTTTAGAATACAAGGTACCGGAAATGCTCCTGAACCAGAAATCAATATTGTAGGTAACGGTAACAATATAAATGACGGAGATAGCACACCTTCAACATCAGATTTTACAGAATTTGGAGATACTTTTACCGAAAACACAATAGTACGTACATTTACTATTGAAAATTCAGGAACAGCTACTTTAAACATTACATCCGTAACAAGTAGTAATGGTATATTTTCCATTCTAACACCTCCAGCAACTACAGTAGCACCTGGATCATCTACTACATTTACGGTACAATTTGCTCCAACATCTGCTGGAACAATTACTTCTATAATAACCGTAAATAATAACGACAGTAATGAAAACACATACACATTTACGGTAGAAGGAGTAGCAAACAGTGTTCCTCCATTATATACTGCCTATTATGAGAATTTTGATGCTAATAATGGGGCTTGGACAAATGTAACCACAACCAATGATTCTTGGGTTTGGACAGATAGTTTTACCACTACAGATGAAATGGCTGAAGGTTCTTTCTGGAGAAATTCAAGCTATGCGAATTATAACAACAATACCGATATAGAAATACAAAGTCCGATTATTAATTTATCCGGATTAAAAGATTTAAAATTTAGTATAGATCTTAAATACAACACCCAGAACAATACCGATGGTATGCGTATTTTATATTCTATTAATAATGGTGCTTTTACAACGCTAGGTTCTAGTGGTGATGGTACAAAATGGTACCAAGATAATGTTACCGCATTAGGTTCTGATGGCTGGAATGATGATGGACATACAGCTAATCCGGCGTTTAATCCTCATAGTCAATTTGAAAGAGCATCTATAGAGTTATCTAATGCTACTTTTTCAAACATAGCTAATGTTAGATTTAAAGTACAATTTAAATCAAACGGTAGTAGTACCAGAGAAGGTGTCGCATTTGACAATGTTTTAATTGAAGCAAATCCTATTACTGCATTATCTGATGCTTCTATTGCTCCTGCCAATATTACGAATAACTTAAGGTTATGGTTAAAATCTAATGTTGGTATTACAGCAACCGATGGAAACAAATTAACAAACTGGGAAGATCAAGCTTATGACACCAATCTAGATAAAGAGGATGCCTATGCTTCTACTGCTTTAGCTCCTACTTTTAGAGATAATGGGAGTCGTAATATGAATTACAACCCTGTTGCCGATTTTAATCATAACAACTTAGAATACATGCAAGGGAAAGGTGGTTATTTTGCTCAAGATTACTATGCTGTTTTTAGAAGTGATGATGAGATAGCTACAGATACTGGTGATTTATCTCCAGGAAGAGAGTTTGTTATTGGAGGTCGTTTCTCTGACGAAGCATATCACGAAGATGCTACAGGTTTAGGAATGGGAAGTACTTCTGCTAGATATGACAATGAAATCCTATCCCATACCATTAGTTCCTTTCCACAATCAGGTTCACCAAATGAAACCTCTTACGGACGATCGTATTCTACGACTTCTGACACGTATAGCAATCATCCGTTAATTGTAAATGTGAAAACAAATGCAGCTGGTACTTCTACCGAAATTTATAAAAACGGAAAACGTATTGATAATACTACAGGAAAAGCTGGTAGTGGCGATGATTTAAATTTTAATGAATTCAATAACTTACAATATTTATTAGGAATAGGAAGAAGTAGTATTGCCGGAAGAACATCCTCACAAATGAATGGAATGATTACCGAAATCATATCCTATACCTCTCCAAATTCAGCGATTAGTCAACAAAAAATACAAAGTTATTTAGCTGTAAAATACGGAGTAACCTTACAAGACGATGCAAGTACCTTATCAGATCATCGCTTAAACGATGCCAATTACATAGATTCTCAAGGCAATGTGATATGGAATACAAGCACTAATTCTGGTCATAATTATGATATTGCAGGAATTGGTCGTGATGATGCTTCGCTATTAGATCAAAGACAATCTAGAAGTCAAAATGATGAAGCAGATGGTATTGGTCCAACAAGTGGTTTCCTTACTATGGCACTTACAAGTACCCATGAAACAAATAATGAAAACATTGCGAATACTACTGCTTTAGCAAATAGACAATTTTTAATGTGGGGAAATAATAATGCAGATATTAATGGAGCAGCAATGAATATAACGGTAGACATGAGTGCAAATATTGCAGATGCTTCTTTAACAACAGAAGTTAGCTTTACTGCTATTCCTCGTATCTGGAAAGTAGTTGAAGTTAATGGAGATATTCCTAGAGTGGAAGTTTCTATACCTGTAAACAGTGTTCGAACTGCTACGCCACCAGACGGAAATTATTTAATGTTTATATCTCAAACCGGTGTTTTTGATCCTACTGCAGATTATAGAGTAATGAAAGAAGTAGGTGGTAAATTATATGCCGATTATGATTTTGATGGTACAGAATATATCACCTTTGGATGGGCTCCAGAACGTACTTTTAAACGTTCTATATATTTCAATCCATCCGATCAAAACTATGTGGATATAGAAGATAATTTAGATTTAGATCCTACTGGGTTTACAGTATCTGCTTGGATAAATAAAAAAGCTGGATCGAATAACAAATCAATACTTTCTAAACGAAATGAAAAAATTATTGTTCTTGGATATACGGAAGGTTATGATTTCAAAATAAATAGTATTGGACGATTTGAAATGTCCTGGTATAATGCTTCTGGAATAAAACAAAGCTTAACATCTTCTGTTGCAATTCCGAATAACGAATGGCATCAACTAGCCGTTATTTACGATGGCACAAAAGCAACGTTGTATATTGATGGTGTTGCAGATACTTCAGCAAATAAAAGTGCCCCTATAGATACAAATCATTCGTTCTTTATAGGTGCTGCAGCAAAAAATACTCCTGAAGATTTCTTTAATGGTAATATTGATGAAGTTCGTGTTTGGAATACTGCTTTAACAGAAAATCAATTACGATTTATTATGAATCAAGAAATTGATGATAATGCTAGTTTTTCTGCTGGGAAATACTTTGTAGATAATAGCATCCATCCTACTAAAAATGATATTGCTGTAATTCCTTGGAATGATTTAGAAGGATACTACCCAATGTCTACATATACATATACAAACACAAAAGATAATTCTGGAAAAGGACATCAAGGTGCTCTTAAAAATTTAAGAACTGTAGATCACCAAACGGCTCCACTTCCATATATGTCAAATGCAAATGGCGATTGGAATACGAATGCTACTTGGTTAAATGGTAATGTGCAAACTATTCCAGGAACTGCTTCTTTAGTAGATAACACCAAAACGGTAGATTGGAATATTGTAGTAACAAATCATAACGTTACTATGGATAATGCAAGTTTACCTAGTGCTAATAATGAAAATAGATCAGTATTAGGTTTATTTGTAGATGCAAACAAACTTACTGTTAACGGAGATAATACTTCTAGTACAGGTAACGGTTTAACCGTTTCGCATTTCTTAAATCTAGACGGAAAAATAGATTTACAAGGAGAATCACAACTTATCCAAACAGAAGATAGTGATCTAAATGTTACTAGTGCTGGTACTCTTGAAAAAGACCAACAAGGTACCGAGGATTATTTCACGTATAACTATTGGTCTTCTCCTGTTGGAGTTAGTAACACCACATCGAATAATAACAGCTATACCTTAAATGATAACATATTTAAAGATGGTTCTAATCCCCTTGCTCCCGTTAATATGAATTTTGTATCTGGTTATAATGGTTCTAATGGTACTCCTATTGGTATTGCTCATTACTGGATTTGGAAGTTTAGCAATAGAACTTCTCAAGATTATGCTTCATGGCAACATATTAGAAATACAGGAAGCCTACTTCCTGGAGAAGGATTTACAATGAAAGGTGTTGCAAATACCGGTGAAAACGTAAGTTTACAACAAAACTATACCATAGAAGGGAAACCAAACAATGGGGATATCACGCTTAATATAAATGCTGGAAATGATTATTTAATTGGTAATCCTTATGCTTCTGCTATGGACGCAGACACATTTATATTAGCAAATACAAATACTACCGGTTCTATATACTACTGGGAGCATTTTGGAGGTGGTACACATAACACCATAGAGTATCAAGGTGGATATGCCGTTTATAATCTAGCTGGTGGTGTGGCTGCTTTACAATACGATTATACTACTGGTGGTTCAGATCTGTCTGGAGGAACTGGTTTAAAAGAACCTGGAAGATATATTCCAGTGGCACAAGGTTTCTTTGTTATAGGTGAAAGCAATGGAACTATCGATTTTAAAAACAACCAAAGAGCTTTTCAAAAAGAAGGTGCATCTTCTGTGTTTATTAGAACAAGTCAAGATACTGCTAATAGAACCACCAATAATGAAGTAGATGACAGATTAAAAATGAGAATAAGCTTTAATACTTCAAACACCTATAAGAGACAACTATTGGTTACAAGAGATGATCGTGCAACAAATCTAATTGACTTTGGTTTTGATGCCATTAATAAAGATGATCAATCTGCAGATATGTTCTGGATGATAGAAGATGAAAAATTTGTAATTCAAGGAACGAATACGGTTAACGAATCTACTATTCTTCCATTAGGAATAAAAACTAACGTAAGCGGAATCAATACTTTTAAAATTGATGCACTTATTAACTTTCCAGAAGATTTACAAATATACGTACATGATAAAACATTAGATACGTATAGCAATTTAAGAAATGGTGATTTTGAAATAGACTTACCAGCTGGTGCATACTTAGATCGTTTTGAAATTACGTTCACAGATCAAGCTTTAAGCATAGAGGAATCAGAAATATATAATCTGGAAGCATACTTTGCTAATGATATAGATAGTATGATTATTAATAACCCTAAAAATATTCAGATTGATCAAGCTAAAATTATTAATATGCTTGGACAAGAAGTTTACAGTTATGATGAAGCTACTAACGAAAGCTACATCGCACTTAAAACCAAAAACCTAAGTTCTGGTGCATATATCATTACCCTTAAAACAGAGATTGGTAAAATCTCTAAAAAAGTCTTAGTTAAATAA
- a CDS encoding M14 family zinc carboxypeptidase, protein MKKITFVALLLLLVTQLTYSQETYKKVSITATPNAIQQLDNEGIDLTCGVIIRNNTIDIELTQYQLDKLTDRGIPYTVLIEDMVAFYSQRAIEDLPRASQELQQMKATAASYRSYSVDEVLNNVGQYNECEEIDWAVPANWNLNDAANYPAETNHFGGCLTYQMVLDELDAMRTQYPGLISVKSDASLVSGESNIAANKQTTFEGRTVYYVRISNDPNVDNPNRPETLYQSLIHSREAATVMNQLYFMWYLLENYNTDPAIQNLLNNQELYFIPVLNPDGFVYNQTNAPNGGGGQRKNRNTTGSNSCSTYLDGIDLNRNSAYYWGNGGSSASACNDTYMGTGPFSENETQIMRDFFLDHDFKLALNHHSYKNAMLHAYAGVNQTNPRPDEYAKYNHDMSYYNRYMHGPSTNVTSLNSGNMNDWMLGGPAGTSANGTATGTGSGKNTMSWTPENGLSSEGTGGSYGGFWPQPSNFVHIAKRAMRMNFIAAYYSGKYAKLHDFNQSDILSLNGDLKFAVENLGQTASDFTVTVTPISANILTVGAPSTQTGMPVLQQNNVNINYTLDPAIQLNDKIEFKVTLTNDYASDNVLYEANIVKHYSPTVLFDGNALSNWSQTTGTWYTTSDAYSSTAITSTNGGTYASNDTKRIQMNGSLDVSGNAKTVIQFYAKWDLERSFDYVQLEGSTNGTTWTPLCGKLTKPGAPDDNNNYSNKSSANNDFQPDYEPLYDGDTQERWNMEEIVIDATDNSFLNNQSTVYLRFEFKTDSNNRNDTYYNMDFEGFTFDDFKVIGIQIPCETTVPTNLSVSNVDANSATVNWDLIPSATYDLRYKENTASTWIDVLDVTSNTYDITGLTTSTPYDVEVRTKCTTSTSAYTSIDFTTTAINYCASEGNNANDDDEWIGNVTLGDINNTTGDDHYSNFTAISTDLDKTATHSISVTKSWKGTEYNEGIIVWIDFNQDGDFDDADEEVVSIAANNTSTVSGNIAIPISALLGNTRMRVSLKYNGLATSCASFQYGEVEDYTVNITDGTLSNSDFDINEISVYPNPFNNNINIKLPNSLSNNSISVELYDISGRLITKLENKHAINNTINVSSLDNLSSGAYFLKIMDNTSNNTVIRKIIK, encoded by the coding sequence ATGAAAAAAATTACGTTTGTAGCTTTATTGCTACTATTGGTTACACAGCTAACCTACTCTCAAGAAACTTATAAAAAAGTTAGTATTACTGCTACACCAAATGCAATACAACAATTAGATAATGAAGGTATTGATCTTACTTGTGGTGTTATTATAAGAAACAACACTATAGATATTGAGTTAACGCAATATCAATTAGATAAATTAACAGATAGAGGTATTCCATATACGGTATTGATAGAAGATATGGTTGCTTTTTACAGCCAAAGAGCTATAGAAGATTTACCAAGAGCTAGTCAAGAATTACAACAAATGAAAGCTACTGCAGCTTCTTATCGCTCTTACAGTGTCGATGAAGTTTTAAATAATGTAGGACAATACAACGAATGTGAAGAAATTGACTGGGCTGTTCCTGCTAATTGGAATTTAAATGATGCTGCTAATTATCCAGCTGAAACCAATCACTTTGGTGGTTGTTTAACGTATCAAATGGTTTTGGATGAATTAGATGCTATGCGAACTCAATATCCTGGGCTTATTTCGGTAAAATCGGATGCATCTTTAGTTTCTGGTGAATCCAACATAGCCGCTAATAAACAAACTACTTTTGAAGGAAGAACCGTTTATTATGTTAGAATATCTAATGACCCAAATGTGGATAATCCTAACAGACCGGAGACTTTATACCAATCGCTTATTCACTCTAGAGAGGCAGCGACAGTAATGAATCAGTTATATTTTATGTGGTATCTTTTAGAAAACTACAATACAGATCCTGCAATTCAGAATTTATTAAACAACCAAGAGTTATATTTTATACCAGTATTAAATCCAGATGGCTTTGTATACAACCAAACAAATGCTCCAAATGGTGGTGGTGGTCAACGTAAAAATAGAAATACAACGGGATCTAATTCTTGTAGTACCTATTTAGATGGTATTGATTTAAATAGAAACTCTGCTTATTATTGGGGTAATGGCGGTTCTTCCGCGTCAGCGTGTAATGATACCTATATGGGAACTGGTCCATTTTCTGAAAACGAAACACAAATTATGCGTGATTTCTTTTTAGATCATGATTTTAAACTAGCTTTAAACCATCATTCGTATAAAAATGCAATGCTTCACGCCTATGCTGGTGTGAACCAAACAAACCCAAGACCAGACGAATACGCTAAGTATAACCATGACATGTCTTATTATAATAGATATATGCATGGACCAAGTACCAATGTGACTTCTCTTAATAGTGGTAACATGAATGACTGGATGCTTGGTGGTCCTGCCGGAACAAGTGCAAATGGTACAGCTACAGGAACAGGTTCTGGAAAAAACACCATGTCTTGGACTCCAGAAAACGGATTATCTTCTGAAGGTACAGGTGGTTCATATGGAGGCTTTTGGCCACAACCATCCAACTTTGTGCACATAGCAAAACGTGCTATGCGAATGAACTTTATAGCCGCTTACTATAGTGGTAAATATGCAAAATTACATGACTTTAATCAAAGTGATATTCTTTCTTTAAATGGGGATTTAAAATTTGCTGTTGAAAATTTAGGCCAAACGGCTAGTGATTTTACAGTAACAGTAACACCTATTTCTGCAAATATATTAACGGTTGGTGCACCAAGCACGCAAACAGGAATGCCTGTATTACAACAAAACAATGTGAATATAAACTATACATTAGATCCTGCAATTCAATTAAATGACAAAATTGAATTCAAAGTAACGCTTACTAATGATTATGCTTCCGATAATGTTTTATATGAAGCAAACATTGTAAAACACTATTCTCCTACTGTTTTATTTGATGGAAATGCTTTATCTAATTGGTCACAAACTACAGGTACTTGGTATACTACATCCGATGCATATTCTAGCACAGCTATTACCTCAACAAATGGCGGTACTTATGCAAGTAATGATACAAAACGTATTCAAATGAATGGTTCTCTAGATGTATCTGGAAATGCTAAAACAGTTATTCAGTTCTATGCTAAATGGGATTTAGAACGTAGTTTTGATTATGTACAATTAGAAGGTTCTACAAACGGGACTACATGGACACCACTTTGTGGAAAGCTAACAAAACCAGGAGCTCCAGATGATAACAATAACTATTCTAATAAATCTAGTGCAAATAATGATTTTCAACCAGACTATGAACCGCTTTATGATGGAGACACGCAAGAAAGATGGAACATGGAAGAAATTGTAATCGATGCAACAGATAATTCCTTTTTAAACAATCAAAGTACAGTCTATCTAAGATTTGAATTTAAAACAGATAGCAATAATAGAAATGATACCTATTATAATATGGATTTTGAAGGTTTTACCTTTGATGACTTTAAAGTAATTGGTATTCAAATTCCTTGTGAAACGACCGTACCAACAAATTTAAGCGTATCTAATGTAGATGCAAACAGTGCAACTGTTAATTGGGATTTAATTCCTTCGGCAACTTATGACTTAAGATATAAAGAAAATACTGCATCCACTTGGATTGACGTTTTAGATGTAACATCTAATACATATGACATTACTGGATTAACTACTTCTACTCCATATGATGTTGAAGTAAGAACTAAATGTACTACTTCTACATCTGCGTATACTAGTATTGATTTTACAACCACAGCCATTAATTATTGTGCGTCTGAAGGAAATAACGCTAATGACGATGATGAATGGATTGGCAATGTAACACTTGGAGATATTAATAACACAACAGGAGATGATCATTATTCAAACTTTACTGCAATATCAACAGATTTAGACAAAACCGCGACACATAGTATCTCGGTAACCAAATCTTGGAAAGGAACAGAATATAATGAAGGCATTATAGTTTGGATAGATTTTAATCAAGATGGCGATTTTGACGATGCCGATGAAGAAGTTGTTTCAATTGCAGCAAATAATACATCAACAGTATCTGGAAACATTGCTATTCCTATATCTGCTTTACTAGGTAATACAAGAATGAGAGTCTCTCTAAAGTACAACGGTTTGGCAACTAGTTGTGCATCTTTCCAATATGGAGAGGTTGAAGATTATACGGTAAATATCACTGATGGAACACTTAGTAATTCAGATTTTGATATAAATGAAATCTCTGTATACCCGAATCCGTTCAATAACAATATTAACATTAAACTACCTAATAGCCTAAGTAACAATTCAATTAGTGTAGAATTATATGACATAAGCGGTAGGTTAATTACTAAATTAGAAAACAAGCATGCCATAAATAACACGATTAACGTATCTAGTTTAGATAATTTATCTAGTGGTGCTTATTTCTTAAAAATTATGGATAACACCTCTAACAATACGGTAATCCGAAAAATCATCAAGTAA